A region of Chlamydia crocodili DNA encodes the following proteins:
- a CDS encoding L-threonylcarbamoyladenylate synthase has translation MSGTDPDFYLRQAANYLHKGKVIAFPTDTVYGLAVALDAPNAEECIYSLKHRDRSKSLVVYVNTLKDIEKFSGYPLSSQAIKLAHEFLPGPLTLLIDHKNARFSQEKLGFRILSLPIIERLIDLSGPLLGTSANISNFPPAVVSEEVVEDFSNDDIFIIPGQCSYGLESTVISTDPLKIYREGIISRQSIEEIMGETIAPCLARHGFAQHIRIYTLKDDDALNQFLSSHPDFQGIICKDPQPRTFYPTLRKALRSSEPTVIFIYDQETSLYPELTSYLAPYTYMH, from the coding sequence ATGTCCGGTACTGATCCAGATTTTTATTTGCGCCAAGCTGCAAATTATTTACATAAGGGAAAGGTTATAGCTTTTCCGACAGATACTGTCTATGGTTTAGCCGTAGCATTAGATGCTCCAAATGCTGAAGAATGTATTTATTCTCTAAAACATAGAGATAGAAGCAAGTCTTTAGTTGTCTATGTCAATACACTTAAGGATATCGAAAAATTCTCTGGTTATCCATTATCTTCCCAAGCTATTAAACTGGCTCATGAGTTCCTTCCAGGACCATTAACTTTACTTATAGATCATAAAAATGCTAGATTTTCTCAAGAAAAATTAGGATTTAGGATTCTATCCCTCCCAATAATAGAAAGGCTTATTGACTTATCAGGTCCTTTACTAGGAACCTCTGCAAATATTTCAAATTTTCCTCCAGCAGTAGTTTCTGAAGAGGTTGTTGAAGATTTTTCTAATGATGATATTTTCATTATTCCAGGTCAATGTTCCTATGGATTGGAATCAACAGTAATATCTACAGATCCTTTAAAGATATATCGTGAGGGGATAATTTCTCGTCAGTCTATTGAAGAAATAATGGGGGAAACGATAGCTCCCTGCTTAGCGAGGCATGGATTTGCTCAACATATTAGAATTTATACTCTAAAGGATGATGATGCCCTAAATCAGTTTCTTTCATCCCATCCTGATTTTCAAGGTATTATCTGTAAAGATCCTCAACCACGTACCTTTTATCCCACTTTACGAAAAGCGTTAAGATCCTCGGAACCTACTGTTATATTTATTTATGATCAGGAAACATCTTTGTATCCAGAACTTACGTCTTATCTAGCACCCTATACTTATATGCACTAG
- a CDS encoding membrane dipeptidase → MIIDMHCDLLSHETFSDQDPCVRCSPNQLLSGGVNKQVCAIFTEHSESSPSADKQNQLFFSLPESDKRIQLISFDSGILDKDPSKNFLSIVRSIENASGLGSDYQHLRELLNKLIDLFSMGPIAYLGIVWNGRNRFGGGILDPHKLTADGKRLLEVMDQLAIPIDLSHCCDRLADDILDYTLDKLPTIQVLASHSNFREVQNIPRNLTSAHAKEIASRGGVIGLNIVNYFVGSSLKDLQQHIYHAEKMGILDKIVLGTDFFYSDEHEKFFPECSTAKDHPNIHTILQNSLHIEDVEKILWRSAQIFLDQTLRRQQERRKIRLDI, encoded by the coding sequence ATGATTATAGATATGCATTGCGACCTTCTTTCTCATGAGACTTTTTCTGACCAAGATCCTTGTGTTCGTTGTTCTCCTAATCAATTGCTCTCTGGAGGAGTCAATAAGCAGGTTTGTGCTATATTTACTGAGCATAGCGAAAGTTCTCCAAGTGCTGATAAACAAAACCAACTATTTTTCAGCCTTCCAGAATCAGATAAACGTATACAACTCATCTCTTTTGATTCCGGTATTTTAGATAAAGATCCTAGTAAAAATTTTCTCTCGATTGTTCGCAGTATAGAAAACGCCTCTGGATTAGGCTCTGATTACCAACATCTCAGAGAACTTTTGAATAAGCTTATAGATCTATTTTCTATGGGACCCATTGCTTATTTAGGTATTGTCTGGAATGGAAGAAATCGTTTTGGAGGAGGTATTTTAGATCCCCATAAACTGACTGCTGACGGGAAACGTCTATTAGAGGTTATGGATCAACTAGCTATTCCTATAGATCTTAGTCATTGTTGTGATAGGCTTGCCGATGATATCCTAGACTATACTCTGGATAAATTGCCTACTATCCAGGTTCTTGCTAGTCATTCTAACTTCCGAGAAGTTCAAAATATCCCTAGGAACCTTACTAGTGCTCATGCAAAAGAAATCGCGTCTAGGGGTGGCGTGATTGGCTTGAACATTGTGAACTACTTCGTGGGGTCATCTTTAAAAGATTTGCAACAGCATATCTACCACGCTGAAAAAATGGGAATCTTAGATAAAATCGTCCTGGGAACAGACTTTTTCTATTCGGATGAACATGAAAAGTTTTTTCCTGAATGCTCTACCGCTAAAGATCATCCGAATATCCATACGATTCTACAAAATAGTTTGCATATAGAAGATGTCGAAAAGATACTTTGGCGATCTGCTCAGATATTTTTAGATCAAACATTACGTCGTCAACAAGAAAGAAGAAAAATTCGTTTAGATATATAA